Proteins encoded by one window of Anguilla rostrata isolate EN2019 chromosome 9, ASM1855537v3, whole genome shotgun sequence:
- the atg4a gene encoding cysteine protease ATG4A isoform X2, with translation MLRCGQMILAQALLCWRLGRDWRWGQEGGEPEEYRRILQSFLDRKDCCYSIHQMAQMGVGEGKSVGEWYGPNTVAQVLKKLALFDDWNSLAVYVSMDNTVVIEDIKKLCQQPGRGRLRTEACGWGEPFATTDSVEPGSSQTPGNHVTSCPHPHTRSCSEWRPLLLIIPLRMGINHINPVYIQAIKECFKMPQSLGMLGGKPNLAYYFIGFIGEELIYLDPHTTQSAVESERGVAVDDHSYHCQRTPRRMKALSLDPSVALGFFCKNEEDFDSWCHLVHQEILKKRNLRMFELVEKHPPHWPPFVPPTKPDVQTTGAEFIESTDKLFESEEEFEILNV, from the exons ATGCTGCGCTGCGGACAGATGATCCTGGCACAGGCTCTGCTGTGCTGGCGCCTGGGCCGAG ACTGGCgctgggggcaggagggaggcgAGCCGGAGGAGTACAGGCGCATCCTGCAGTCGTTCCTGGACAGGAAGGATTGCTGTTACTCCATACACCAGATGG CTCAGATGGGGGTCGGAGAGGGCAAATCGGTGGGAGAATGGTACGGCCCAAACACAGTCGCCCAAGTACTCAA GAAACTTGCACTGTTTGATGACTGGAACTCCCTTGCAGTGTATGTGTCAATGGACAACACGGTCGTCATCGAGGACATCA AAAAATTGTGTCAGCAGCCTGGCCGGGGCAGGCTGAGGACAGAAGCTTGCGGTTGGGGGGAGCCGTTTGCCACCACCGACTCTGTGGAACCAGGAAGTTCTCAAACACCTGGAAACCATGTGACTtcctgtccccacccccacacacgctCTTGTTCTGAATGGAGGCCTCTGCTGTTGATCATACCTCTCCGTATGGGAATCAACCACATCAACCCTGTTTACATTCAGGCTATCAAG GAGTGCTTTAAGATGCCTCAGTCGCTGGGCATGCTGGGAGGGAAGCCCAACCTGGCCTACTACTTCATCGGATTCATTG GCGAGGAGCTGATCTACCTGGACCCCCACACCACGCAGTCAGCGGTGGAGTCTGAGCGTGGCGTCGCCGTGGACGACCACAGCTACCACTGCCAGAGGACGCCGCGGCGCATGAAGGCCCTGAGCCTGGATCCTTCCGTTGCGCTG GGCTTCTTCTGTAAGAACGAGGAAGACTTTGACAGCTGGTGTCACCTGGTTCATCAG GAGATTCTGAAAAAGAGGAACCTGAGGATGTTTGAGCTGGTGGAGAAACACCCCCCTCACTGGCCCCCCTTCGTTCCTCCAACCAAGCCAGATGTCCAAACTACAGGAGCTG AGTTCATTGAATCGACCGACAAGCTGTTTGAATCAGAAGAAGAGTTTGAGATTCTTAACGTTTGA
- the atg4a gene encoding cysteine protease ATG4A isoform X1 produces the protein MPHNVLITGKPFWLTTIHCGICSLYFVRLLVLTRVRELHSPKGTALYLYPLPLNPDDSPRMEAVLAKYENKINAFSEYLEDLPDTAEPVWILGARYNIRTDKSELLADVRSRLWFTYRKKFSPIGGTGPSSDAGWGCMLRCGQMILAQALLCWRLGRDWRWGQEGGEPEEYRRILQSFLDRKDCCYSIHQMAQMGVGEGKSVGEWYGPNTVAQVLKKLALFDDWNSLAVYVSMDNTVVIEDIKKLCQQPGRGRLRTEACGWGEPFATTDSVEPGSSQTPGNHVTSCPHPHTRSCSEWRPLLLIIPLRMGINHINPVYIQAIKECFKMPQSLGMLGGKPNLAYYFIGFIGEELIYLDPHTTQSAVESERGVAVDDHSYHCQRTPRRMKALSLDPSVALGFFCKNEEDFDSWCHLVHQEILKKRNLRMFELVEKHPPHWPPFVPPTKPDVQTTGAEFIESTDKLFESEEEFEILNV, from the exons ATGCCTCACAATGTTTTGATCACAGGAAAACCATTTTGGCTGACCACAATCCACTGCGGTATATGTAGTTTGTATTTCGTGAGGTTACTCGTGTTAACACGAGTGCGTGAACTACATTCCCCAAAAGGCACAGCGTTGTATTTGTATCCCTTGCCTTTAAACCCCGATGACAGCCCGAGGATGGAGGCAG TTTTAGCAAAGTATGAAAACAAGATCAACGCATTCTCTGAGTATCTAGAAGACCTTCCAGACACCGCAGAGCCTGTGTGGATTTTAGGGGCACGCTACAATATCAGAACAG ATAAGTCTGAGCTGCTGGCAGATGTTCGGTCGCGGCTATGGTtcacatacagaaaaaaattctCTCCCATTG GGGGGACGGGCCCCTCCTCGGACGCAGGCTGGGGGTGCATGCTGCGCTGCGGACAGATGATCCTGGCACAGGCTCTGCTGTGCTGGCGCCTGGGCCGAG ACTGGCgctgggggcaggagggaggcgAGCCGGAGGAGTACAGGCGCATCCTGCAGTCGTTCCTGGACAGGAAGGATTGCTGTTACTCCATACACCAGATGG CTCAGATGGGGGTCGGAGAGGGCAAATCGGTGGGAGAATGGTACGGCCCAAACACAGTCGCCCAAGTACTCAA GAAACTTGCACTGTTTGATGACTGGAACTCCCTTGCAGTGTATGTGTCAATGGACAACACGGTCGTCATCGAGGACATCA AAAAATTGTGTCAGCAGCCTGGCCGGGGCAGGCTGAGGACAGAAGCTTGCGGTTGGGGGGAGCCGTTTGCCACCACCGACTCTGTGGAACCAGGAAGTTCTCAAACACCTGGAAACCATGTGACTtcctgtccccacccccacacacgctCTTGTTCTGAATGGAGGCCTCTGCTGTTGATCATACCTCTCCGTATGGGAATCAACCACATCAACCCTGTTTACATTCAGGCTATCAAG GAGTGCTTTAAGATGCCTCAGTCGCTGGGCATGCTGGGAGGGAAGCCCAACCTGGCCTACTACTTCATCGGATTCATTG GCGAGGAGCTGATCTACCTGGACCCCCACACCACGCAGTCAGCGGTGGAGTCTGAGCGTGGCGTCGCCGTGGACGACCACAGCTACCACTGCCAGAGGACGCCGCGGCGCATGAAGGCCCTGAGCCTGGATCCTTCCGTTGCGCTG GGCTTCTTCTGTAAGAACGAGGAAGACTTTGACAGCTGGTGTCACCTGGTTCATCAG GAGATTCTGAAAAAGAGGAACCTGAGGATGTTTGAGCTGGTGGAGAAACACCCCCCTCACTGGCCCCCCTTCGTTCCTCCAACCAAGCCAGATGTCCAAACTACAGGAGCTG AGTTCATTGAATCGACCGACAAGCTGTTTGAATCAGAAGAAGAGTTTGAGATTCTTAACGTTTGA
- the LOC135262368 gene encoding ankyrin repeat domain-containing protein 46-like — translation MSYVFINDSTQTNAPLLQACIDGDLGYAKCLLESGSDPNMRDSRGRTGMHLAAARGNVDTCRLLHKFGADLLATDYQGNTALHLCGHVDTIQFLVSNGLKIDICNHNGTTPLVLAKRRGVNKDAIRLLEGLEEQEVKGFNRSSMHSKLEALHMAESESAMESHSLLNSNLQNSEGVLSSFRTTWQEFVEDLGFWRVLLLLVVIALLSLGIAYYVSGVLPFTANQLELVH, via the exons ATGTCGTATGTCTTCATCAACGACTCGACACAAACCAACGCACCGCTTCTGCAGGCGTGCATTGATGGAGACCTGGGCTATGCCAAGTGTCTGTTAGAGTCTGGGTCCGACCCCAATATGCGAGACAGCCGGGGCCGCACCGGTATGCACCTGGCTGCGGCCCGTGGGAACGTGGATACATGCCGCCTGCTCCACAAATTTGGCGCGGATTTGCTGGCCACGGACTACCAGGGTAACACCGCGCTGCACCTGTGTGGCCACGTCGACACCATCCAGTTCCTTGTATCAAACGGCCTCAAGATCGACATCTG TAACCACAATGGAACGACACCCCTGGTGCTAGCGAAGCGGCGAGGTGTGAACAAGGACGCGATTCGCCTGCTGGAGGgcctggaggagcaggaggtgaaGGGCTTCAACCGCAGCAGCATGCACTCCAAGCTGGAGGCTCTGCACATGGCTGAGAGTGAGAG TGCTATGGAGAGCCACTCTCTCCTCAACTCCAACCTGCAGAACAGTGAGGGTGTGCTGTCCAGCTTCAGGACCACTTGGCAGGAGTTTGTGGAGGACCTGGGCTTCTGGAGGGTTCTGCTGCTCCTGGTGGTCATTGCCTTGCTGTCGCTGGGCATTGCCTATTATGTTAGTGGTGTTCTTCCCTTCACGGCCAATCAGCTGGAGCTTGTGCACTGA